One Papaver somniferum cultivar HN1 chromosome 10, ASM357369v1, whole genome shotgun sequence genomic window carries:
- the LOC113318776 gene encoding transmembrane protein 184C-like — MDFSTMDRGQIMLLGSAFCAMASMHFTVQLVSQHLFYWKNPKEQKAIIIIILMAPIYAVDSFVGLLDFQGSKAFFMFLDSIKECYEALVIAKFLALLYSYLNISISNNIVPDEIKGRAIHHSFPMTLFQPRTVHLNHQILKQLKSWTWQFVIIRPVCSILMIALQLLGLYPSWVSWTFTIILNLSVSLALYSLVIFYHVFAKELEPHKPLAKFLCIKGIVFFCFWQGVVLDILVSAGIIRSHWLDVEHIEEAYQNILVCLEMVIFSVLHQYAFHVSPYSGDVFAKLKKSE; from the exons ATGGATTTTAGTACAATGGATCGAGGACAAATCATGCTGTTAGGATCTGCATTCTGTGCTATGGCATCAATGCATTTCACAGTACAGCTTGTTTCACAACATCTCTTCTATTGGAAGAACCCAAAGGAGCAGAAAGCTATCATAATAATCATCCTCATGGCACCCATTTATGCAGTTGACTCGTTTGTGGGTTTGTTGGATTTCCAAGGAAGTAAAGCATTCTTCATGTTTTTGGATTCAATCAAGGAATGCTATGAGGCTCTT GTGATTGCCAAGTTCCTTGCTTTGTTGTACAGTTACTTGAATATCTCCATTAGCAACAATATAGTGCCtgatgaaatcaaaggaagagcaATTCACCATTCATTTCCAATGACTCTTTTTCAG CCTCGCACTGTGCATCTTAACCATCAAATTTTGAAGCAACTGAAAAGCTGGACCTGGCAGTTTGTCATCATTCGGCCTGTATGCTCTATTCTAATGATAGCACTTCAACTTCTAGGACTGTACCCAAGTTGGGTCAGCTGGACATTCACCATCATTCTCAACCTTTCTGTATCCCTGGCTCTCTATTCTCTCGTGATCTTTTATCATGTGTTTGCTAAGGAGTTGGAACCACATAAGCCTCTTGCCAAGTTTCTGTGCATCAAGGGAATTGTGTTTTTCTGCTTTTGGCAG GGAGTTGTGCTGGATATCCTAGTATCTGCTGGTATAATCCGATCTCATTGGTTAGATGTTGAACACATTGAAGAAGCTTATCAAAACATCTTAGTATGTCTAGAAATGGTTATCTTTTCTGTTCTTCATCAGTACGCATTCCATGTTTCACCTTACAGTGGAGATGTCTTTGCAAAGCTAAAAAAGAGTGAATGA
- the LOC113315689 gene encoding uncharacterized protein LOC113315689, whose translation MRGGQKEAFPRNPLVHSPSGAKNGFKLRGLKEKRFLLGEKNEIFLRLERRIRKNEKRVVVVKANGGFGLNGGGGGGGGGGGGNNNTGKLLGNIAVVIGLIYLSVTDQLGWILDAIVSLWLLAIILPALGLGAFIWWAGQDMVQDSCPNCGNEFQMFKSSMKDGPQLCPYCSQPFSVKGSKFVKEPTIFSNQSTTYGQAFDGFSGKKGKTGKTSSLPVVDVEAEVMDVD comes from the exons ATGAGGGGTGGCC AAAAAGAAGCTTTTCCTCGCAACCCACTAGTTCATTCTCCATCAGGAGCTAAAAATGGTTTCAAATTAAGAGGTTTAAAGGAGAAAAGATTTTTGTTAGGGGAGAAAAATGAGATTTTTTTGAGGTTAGAGAGAAGGATAAGGAAGAATGAGAAAAGGGTTGTAGTTGTTAAAGCTAACGGAGGGTTTGGCCttaatggaggtggtggtggcggaggtggtggaggaggagGTAACAACAACACTGGGAAGCTTTTGGGTAATATTGCTGTTGTAATTGGATTAATTTATCTTTCAGTGACAGACCAACTAGGATGGATTTTGGATGCAATTGTTTCACTTTGG CTACTGGCAATAATTTTACCGGCGTTGGGGCTGGGTGCTTTCATCTGGTGGGCAGGTCAGGATATGGTACAAGACAGT TGCCCCAACTGTGGAAATGAATTTCAAATGTTCAA ATCTTCTATGAAAGATGGTCCGCAGCTTTGCCCCTACTGTAGTCAACCTTTCTCAG TCAAGGGCAGTAAGTTTGTAAAAGAACCAACTATCTTTTCAAATCAGTCCACCACGTATGGACAAGCATTTGATGGTTTCTCCGGCAAGAAAG GGAAAACTGGGAAAACCTCTTCTCTACCAGTTGTTGATGTTGAAGCTGAAGTAATGGATGTGGACTGA